A genomic window from Hyla sarda isolate aHylSar1 chromosome 8, aHylSar1.hap1, whole genome shotgun sequence includes:
- the LOC130285335 gene encoding olfactory receptor 1361-like: MEEGSHLAGSNINVLLKEELDGGDKKMGPEEDNLETESRKPMKNETSDKCFYMLPFSGQTRNKPLIYTFFSLIYLVGVLLNSSIITAICLDVQLHKPMYLFICNLSIVDIFYTSVTVPKLLHILLSGNHIVSFSQCYTQLYFYFTVATAEEILLFIMAYDRYVAICLPLHYHRILSRRNCILITIGFWPVAFINSLVLLTTVLYMTSCHSNIIHQFFCDVKSLTKTTCTGTLMLFVIAGIEILVLGFIPLMCTFISYINIFSVIFKMKSKESRKKAFSTCFSHIIVVCIYFGTCLIGYMIPPYSDILDLIFTIVYTTITPMMNPIIYSLQNSNVQSALLKLMKLRYILKSRQELKQKVK, from the exons ATGGAGGAAGGTTCACATCTAGCTGGTAGCAATATTAATGTTCTTCTTAAGGAGGAGTTGGATGGTGGGGATAAGAAAATGGGACCTGAGGAGGATAATTTGGAGACGGAATCT aGAAAACCAATGAAGAATGAAACATCGGATAAATGTTTTTATATGTTACCATTTTCTGGACAGACAAGGAATAAACCGctcatttacacttttttttccctgatATATTTGGTCGGAGTTCTTCTCAATTCTTCCATTATCACAGCCATATGTCTGGATGTTCAGTTACATAAACCAATGTATCTCTTTATCTGTAATTTGTCAattgtagacatattttatacatCGGTCACGGTTCCTAAATTACTGCACATATTATTGTCTGGGAATCATATTGTTTCCTTCTCACAATGTTATACTCAGTtgtacttttattttactgtagcgactgcagaggaaattcttctcttcaTTATGGCTTATGACCGATATGTTGCTATCTGCCTCCCCTTACATTATCATCGTATCCTGAGTCGGAGAAATTGTATCCTGATCACTATTGGGTTTTGGCCAGTGGCCTTTATAAACTCTTTAGTGTTATTAACCACAGTTTTATACATGACCTCCTGTCACTCCAACATCATCCACCAGTTCTTCTGTGATGTGAAGTCACTAACAAAGACAACCTGCACAGGAACACTAATGCTGTTTGTAATAGCAGGTATAGAAATTTTGGTCTTGGGCTTTATTCCTTTGATGTGCACTTTTATTTCTTACATTAACATTTTCTCTGTCATCTTTAAGATGAAGTCAAAAGAAAGCCGAAAAAAGGCCTTCTCCACCTGCTTTTCCCACATCATTGTTGTCTGTATTTACTTTGGGACATGCCTAATAGGGTATATGATACCACCTTACTCTGATATTCTGGACTTAATCTTTACAATAGTTTATACAACTATCACCCCCATGATGAATCCGATCATTTACAGTCTACAGAATTCCAATGTACAATCTGCATTGCTGAAGTTAATGAAGTTAAGATATATTCTAAAGAGCAGACAAGAATTAAAACAAAAAGTGAAGtag